One window from the genome of Streptomyces sp. NBC_00708 encodes:
- a CDS encoding SpoIIE family protein phosphatase, which produces MGSAVITARATATFDPVARSVATARAFVRDTLQGWGYTDVVDDAVVLTSELVTNAVVHAGTAADVLCLRTEDGVRVEIADHYPEREIPLQPAGLNFGNSDSENGRGLLLCAALASRWGVEYSPTHKHVWFQLDLPDRPVGVRSAGPLLPVGLLPVADERVRVAVVQIDSSGAIAAWNDDAAYLFGHTADQVTGKQLTDFTAWPQTPGTSTGIADALRLSRWEGSYGIRGADGRTIPVYGSHLRVRDTEGEPSTVCLLVRDYERAVLQTPVRVPVSDAAESRKTDPFEVFIGSPAPDDLDGLLQRTVERARDMLDADAAFLLLATDDETELEVRATTGLPSARQRFARVPVEAGTGRYGSARMPAVHEDLDAVPGAVPLLGNTGMRSVVTVPLKVEGRLTGSLGVAAEAAGRYSNEEALRLQFAADRIALAVESARLGELERLRRGSLSFLVEASDLLAGTLDRDQTLALMAQMTVPTLATWCAVYTIADQASEPELSYVLHEDEERIDGLKALLTKISPPEPVPTPGARVWAAPSRAAHEAALQTSMRSIGIGDPGGLGAGTRTTLATAAAVGGETVVLPLVARNRVIGMLTLGKPSDDHFRQEILELAEDLSRRAALALDNARLYSERTAISQSLQRSLLPPGLPTVPNVEVDVIYRAAGEGNEVGGDFYDVFPIRDGAYGFAIGDVCGTGPEAAAVTGLARHALRLLAREGFGGPAVLERLNAAILDEGSRSRFLTLLYGELWPQEDGSALLKVVCAGHPLPLRLRQDGSVEPAADPQPLLGVMEDLELYEQEFTLEPGDVLLCVTDGVTERREGTRMLGDDGLADVLAHCTGLTAGAVAARILRAVERFAADPPSDDMAILTMRVPEPHPA; this is translated from the coding sequence ATGGGGAGTGCTGTGATCACGGCGCGTGCGACTGCCACCTTCGATCCGGTGGCGCGCTCCGTCGCGACGGCCCGTGCCTTTGTCCGCGACACGCTCCAAGGCTGGGGCTACACCGACGTCGTCGACGACGCGGTGGTCCTGACCAGCGAACTCGTCACCAATGCCGTGGTCCACGCGGGCACCGCCGCGGACGTGCTGTGCCTGCGTACGGAGGACGGCGTCCGGGTCGAGATCGCCGACCACTACCCGGAGCGGGAGATCCCGCTCCAGCCGGCCGGGCTGAACTTCGGCAACTCCGACAGCGAGAACGGCCGCGGTCTGCTGCTCTGCGCGGCTCTCGCCTCCCGGTGGGGCGTCGAGTACTCCCCCACCCACAAACATGTCTGGTTCCAGCTCGATCTTCCGGACCGCCCGGTGGGCGTCCGCTCGGCCGGGCCGCTCCTGCCCGTCGGCCTGCTCCCGGTCGCGGACGAGCGGGTCAGGGTCGCCGTCGTCCAGATCGACAGCTCGGGTGCGATCGCCGCGTGGAACGACGACGCCGCATACCTGTTCGGTCACACGGCGGACCAGGTCACCGGCAAGCAGCTCACGGACTTCACCGCCTGGCCGCAGACCCCCGGAACCAGCACCGGCATCGCCGACGCCCTGCGCCTCTCGCGCTGGGAGGGCAGCTACGGCATCCGGGGCGCCGACGGCCGCACCATCCCGGTCTACGGCTCCCACCTGCGGGTACGGGACACCGAGGGCGAACCCTCGACGGTCTGCCTCCTGGTACGCGACTACGAGCGCGCGGTCCTCCAGACCCCTGTGCGCGTCCCCGTCTCCGACGCCGCCGAGAGCCGCAAGACGGACCCCTTCGAGGTCTTCATCGGCTCCCCCGCCCCCGACGACCTGGACGGCCTGCTCCAGCGCACCGTCGAGCGGGCACGCGACATGCTCGACGCCGACGCCGCCTTCCTGCTGCTGGCCACGGACGACGAGACCGAACTGGAGGTGCGGGCCACGACCGGCCTGCCCTCCGCCCGCCAGCGGTTCGCCCGCGTTCCCGTCGAGGCCGGCACCGGCCGGTACGGCTCCGCGCGGATGCCCGCCGTCCACGAGGATCTGGACGCCGTGCCGGGCGCGGTCCCGCTGCTCGGCAACACCGGCATGCGTTCGGTGGTCACGGTCCCGCTGAAGGTCGAGGGGCGCCTCACGGGCTCCCTGGGCGTCGCGGCCGAGGCCGCCGGCCGCTACTCCAACGAGGAGGCACTGCGTCTCCAGTTCGCCGCGGACCGGATCGCCCTCGCGGTCGAGTCGGCACGGCTGGGCGAGCTGGAACGGCTGCGCCGCGGCTCACTGTCCTTCCTCGTCGAGGCGTCGGACCTGCTGGCGGGCACCCTGGACCGGGACCAGACGCTGGCGCTGATGGCCCAGATGACGGTCCCGACGCTGGCGACGTGGTGCGCCGTCTACACGATCGCCGACCAGGCATCGGAGCCGGAGCTCTCCTACGTGCTGCACGAGGACGAGGAGCGCATCGACGGCCTCAAGGCCCTGCTCACCAAGATCTCCCCGCCGGAGCCGGTGCCGACCCCCGGCGCCCGCGTCTGGGCCGCGCCGTCCCGGGCCGCCCACGAGGCGGCGCTGCAGACCTCGATGCGCAGTATCGGCATCGGCGACCCCGGCGGCCTCGGCGCGGGCACCCGTACGACGCTCGCGACCGCCGCGGCGGTCGGCGGGGAGACCGTGGTGCTGCCCCTTGTCGCCCGCAACCGGGTCATCGGCATGCTCACGCTCGGCAAGCCGTCCGACGACCACTTCCGCCAGGAGATCCTGGAACTGGCCGAGGACCTGTCCCGCCGGGCCGCCCTGGCCCTGGACAACGCCCGCCTCTACTCGGAGCGCACGGCGATCAGCCAGTCCCTCCAGCGCAGCCTGCTGCCGCCGGGCCTGCCGACCGTGCCCAATGTCGAGGTCGACGTCATCTACCGCGCGGCCGGCGAGGGCAACGAGGTCGGCGGCGACTTCTACGACGTCTTCCCGATCCGGGACGGCGCGTACGGGTTCGCCATCGGCGACGTCTGCGGTACGGGGCCGGAGGCGGCGGCCGTCACGGGCCTGGCCCGCCACGCCCTGCGTCTGCTGGCCCGGGAGGGCTTCGGCGGCCCCGCGGTCCTGGAGCGGCTCAACGCCGCCATCCTCGACGAGGGCAGCCGCAGCCGCTTCCTCACGCTGCTCTACGGCGAGCTGTGGCCGCAGGAGGACGGCAGCGCGCTGCTGAAGGTCGTCTGCGCCGGTCACCCGCTGCCGCTGCGTCTGCGCCAGGACGGCTCGGTGGAGCCGGCGGCGGACCCGCAGCCGCTGCTGGGCGTCATGGAGGACCTGGAGCTGTACGAGCAGGAGTTCACGCTGGAGCCGGGCGATGTCCTGTTGTGCGTGACGGACGGTGTGACGGAACGCCGGGAGGGTACGCGGATGCTCGGCGACGACGGCCTGGCGGACGTGCTCGCCCACTGCACGGGTCTTACGGCGGGCGCGGTGGCCGCACGCATCCTCCGAGCCGTCGAACGCTTCGCCGCCGACCCGCCCTCGGACGACATGGCCATCCTCACGATGCGCGTCCCGGAACCGCACCCGGCTTAG
- a CDS encoding HAMP domain-containing protein codes for MKKQRNGTVEVDAAALHRLLAGLVAMRDGNFRRRVTVSGEGVMAELAAVFNEVADRNVHLTGELARVRRVVGREGKLTERLETGACEGSWAAAIDASNELVDDLARPVSEVGRVLSAVADGDLEQRMELRSHTADETVRPLRGEFLKVARTVNNLVDQLSAFTEQVTRVAVEVGTEGKLGGQAQVRGMSGSWKDLTDSVNTMAYRLTAQVRDIALVTTAVAKGDLSRKVTVHVAGEMLQLKNTVNTMVDQLSSFSSEVTRVAREVGTEGELGGQAVVPGVAGVWKDLTDSVNTMAGNLTSQVRGIAEVTTAVANGDLSQKVQVSARGEVAQLAETINQMTETLRTFADEVTRVASEVGGQGVLGGQAQVPGAAGTWKDLTDSVNTVFRNLTIQVRDIAQVTTAVASGDMTQKVTVNVAGEMLELKNTVNTMVDQLQSFGSEVTRVAREVGVEGRLGGQAEVPGAAGTWKDLTDSVNTAFRNLTGQVRDIAQVTTAVANGDLSQKVTVDVAGEMLELKNTVNTMVAQLSSFADQVTRMARDVGTEGRLGGQARVDGVSGTWKELTDSVNFMAGNLTSQVRQIAQVTTAVARGDLSQKIDVDARGEILELKNTINTMVDQLSAFAEQVTRVAREVGTDGRLGGQAQVPGVAGVWRDLTDSVNGMAGNLTAQVRNIAQVATAVARGDLSQKIDVDARGEILELKNTLNTMVDQLSNFAEQVTRVAREVGTEGILGGQAEVQGVSGTWKDLTQSVNGMANNLTLQVRNIAEVTTAVANGDLSKKITVDAKGEILELVTTVNTMVDQLLNFADEVTRVAREVGTEGILGGQARVRGATGIWKDLSDNVNLMANNLTSQVRNISRVSSAVANGDLTKKVTVEARGEVAELADTVNTMVTTLSSFADEVTRVAREVGTEGELGGQARVPGVSGTWKDLTESVNSMASNLTGQVRQIAAVTTAIAKGDLTKKIDIDARGEIQQLKNTINTMVDQLSSFAEQVTRVAREVGTEGQLGGQARVRDVDGTWRDLTESVNEMAGNLTRQVRAIAAVATAVTRGDLNLKIDVDAAGEIQALQDNINTMIANLRDTTATNKEQDWLKGNLARISGLMQGRRDLDDVASLIMSELTPVVSAQHGAFFLATPTGETDALGGEAEGAYELRMRGSYGYSVGSMPTSFRPGETLIGTAAEEKRTIQVDNVPPGYLKISSGLGEAPPAHVIVLPVLFEGKVLGVIELASFQPFTHIQRDFLNQLAEMIATSVNTISVNTTTEKLLEQSQELTEQLRDRSQELENRQKALQASNAELEEKAELLARQNRDIEVKNTEIEEARQVLEERAEQLAVSMRYKSEFLANMSHELRTPLNSLLILAKLLADNAEGNLSPKQVEFAETIHGAGSDLLQLINDILDLSKVEAGKMDVSPTRIALVQLVDYVEATFRPLTAEKGLDFSVRVSPELPATLHTDEQRLLQVLRNLLSNAVKFTDSGAVELVIRHAGQEVPDAIREQLLEAGSLRDADGDLIAFSVTDTGIGIAASKMRVIFEAFKQADGTTSRKYGGTGLGLSISREIARLLGGEIHAASEPGRGSTFTLYLPLHPSELPPQGYPQIAPGPAEGQSGTAEGGRAVEAGQVYVPGPQDITQSAPLSRGGQEPGGATGRLSQRRKALGGGRQQPALPPRPAPVPASQPAPAAPQESWALGGRDEPEVRRTFRFNGEKVLIVDDDIRNVFALTSVLEQHGLTVLYAENGREGIEVLEQHDDLTVVLMDIMMPEMDGYATTSAIRRMPQFAALPIVALTAKAMKGDKEKALESGASDYVTKPVDPDHLLSVMERWMRGE; via the coding sequence GTGAAGAAGCAGCGCAATGGAACCGTCGAGGTCGACGCCGCGGCGCTCCACAGACTGCTGGCCGGTCTGGTCGCCATGCGCGACGGGAACTTCCGCAGGCGCGTCACGGTCTCCGGCGAAGGCGTGATGGCGGAGCTCGCCGCGGTCTTCAACGAGGTCGCCGACCGCAATGTGCACCTCACCGGCGAGCTGGCGCGGGTGCGGCGCGTGGTCGGCCGCGAGGGCAAGCTCACCGAGCGTCTGGAGACGGGCGCCTGTGAGGGCTCCTGGGCGGCCGCGATCGATGCCTCCAACGAGCTGGTCGACGATCTCGCGCGGCCGGTGTCGGAGGTCGGGCGGGTGCTGTCGGCGGTGGCCGACGGAGATCTCGAACAGCGGATGGAGCTGCGTTCCCACACGGCGGACGAGACGGTACGGCCGCTGCGCGGGGAGTTCCTGAAGGTCGCCCGTACGGTCAACAACCTCGTCGACCAGCTGTCGGCGTTCACCGAGCAGGTGACGCGGGTCGCGGTCGAGGTGGGGACCGAGGGCAAGCTCGGCGGCCAGGCCCAGGTGCGTGGGATGTCCGGGTCGTGGAAGGACCTCACGGACTCCGTCAACACCATGGCGTACCGGCTGACCGCACAGGTGCGTGACATCGCCCTGGTGACGACGGCGGTCGCGAAGGGCGACCTGTCGCGGAAGGTCACCGTCCATGTCGCCGGCGAGATGCTTCAGCTGAAGAACACCGTCAACACGATGGTGGACCAGCTGTCCTCGTTCTCCTCCGAGGTGACCCGGGTCGCCCGCGAGGTGGGTACGGAGGGCGAGCTGGGCGGCCAGGCCGTGGTGCCGGGCGTGGCCGGGGTGTGGAAGGACCTGACGGACTCCGTCAACACGATGGCCGGCAATCTCACCTCCCAGGTGCGTGGCATCGCGGAGGTGACGACGGCGGTCGCCAACGGCGACCTGTCGCAGAAGGTGCAGGTGAGCGCGCGCGGCGAGGTCGCCCAGCTCGCCGAGACGATCAACCAGATGACCGAGACCCTGCGCACCTTCGCGGACGAGGTCACCCGTGTGGCCAGCGAGGTCGGTGGTCAGGGTGTGCTCGGCGGCCAGGCGCAGGTGCCGGGCGCCGCGGGTACCTGGAAGGACCTCACCGACTCGGTGAACACGGTCTTCCGGAACCTGACGATCCAGGTGCGCGACATCGCTCAGGTGACCACGGCGGTCGCCAGCGGTGACATGACGCAGAAGGTCACCGTCAACGTGGCCGGCGAGATGCTGGAGCTGAAGAACACCGTCAACACGATGGTCGACCAGCTCCAGTCCTTCGGTTCGGAAGTGACCCGGGTGGCCCGGGAGGTCGGTGTCGAGGGCCGGCTCGGAGGGCAGGCCGAGGTGCCGGGCGCCGCGGGCACCTGGAAGGACCTCACGGACTCCGTGAACACGGCGTTCCGGAACCTCACCGGTCAGGTGCGGGACATCGCGCAGGTGACGACAGCGGTCGCCAACGGCGACCTGTCGCAGAAGGTCACCGTCGATGTCGCGGGCGAGATGCTGGAGCTCAAGAACACCGTCAACACGATGGTGGCGCAGCTGTCCTCCTTCGCCGACCAGGTCACGCGGATGGCGCGGGACGTGGGCACCGAGGGCCGCCTCGGCGGTCAGGCGCGGGTGGACGGCGTCTCCGGTACGTGGAAGGAGCTCACCGACTCCGTCAACTTCATGGCGGGGAACCTGACCTCCCAGGTGCGCCAGATCGCCCAGGTCACGACGGCGGTGGCGCGGGGCGACCTGTCGCAGAAGATCGACGTGGACGCGCGCGGCGAGATCCTGGAGCTGAAGAACACCATCAACACGATGGTCGACCAGCTCTCCGCCTTCGCCGAGCAGGTGACGCGGGTGGCCCGCGAGGTGGGCACCGACGGCCGCCTCGGCGGCCAGGCGCAGGTCCCCGGCGTGGCCGGTGTGTGGCGTGATCTGACGGACTCGGTGAACGGCATGGCGGGGAACCTCACCGCTCAGGTCCGTAACATCGCGCAGGTCGCCACGGCGGTGGCGCGCGGTGACCTGTCGCAGAAGATCGACGTGGACGCGCGTGGCGAGATCCTGGAGCTGAAGAACACCCTCAACACGATGGTCGACCAGCTCTCGAACTTCGCGGAGCAGGTGACGCGGGTGGCCCGCGAGGTGGGCACCGAGGGGATCCTCGGCGGTCAGGCCGAGGTGCAGGGGGTCTCCGGTACGTGGAAGGACCTCACGCAGTCCGTCAACGGCATGGCGAACAACCTCACCCTCCAGGTGCGGAACATCGCCGAGGTGACCACTGCGGTCGCCAACGGTGACCTGTCCAAGAAGATCACCGTCGATGCCAAGGGCGAGATCCTCGAACTGGTGACGACCGTCAACACGATGGTCGACCAGCTGCTCAACTTCGCCGACGAGGTGACGCGTGTCGCCCGTGAGGTGGGCACCGAGGGCATCCTCGGCGGCCAGGCGCGGGTGCGCGGGGCGACGGGCATCTGGAAGGACCTCAGTGACAACGTCAACCTGATGGCCAACAACCTGACCAGCCAGGTGCGCAACATCTCCCGCGTCTCGTCCGCCGTCGCCAACGGCGACCTGACGAAGAAGGTCACCGTCGAGGCGCGCGGCGAGGTCGCCGAGCTGGCCGACACCGTCAACACGATGGTGACGACCCTGTCCTCGTTCGCGGACGAGGTGACCCGTGTCGCCCGCGAGGTGGGCACCGAGGGCGAACTGGGCGGCCAGGCGCGCGTCCCGGGCGTCTCGGGTACGTGGAAGGACCTCACCGAGTCCGTGAACTCGATGGCGTCGAACCTGACGGGTCAGGTGCGCCAGATCGCCGCCGTCACCACGGCCATCGCCAAGGGCGACCTCACCAAGAAGATCGACATCGACGCGCGCGGCGAGATCCAGCAGCTGAAGAACACCATCAACACGATGGTCGACCAGCTGTCGTCGTTCGCCGAGCAGGTCACCCGCGTCGCCCGCGAGGTGGGTACCGAGGGCCAGCTGGGCGGCCAGGCGCGGGTGCGGGACGTGGACGGCACCTGGCGCGACCTCACCGAGTCGGTGAACGAGATGGCCGGGAACCTGACCCGTCAGGTGCGGGCCATCGCGGCCGTCGCCACGGCGGTGACGCGCGGCGATCTCAATCTGAAGATCGACGTGGACGCGGCGGGCGAGATCCAGGCCCTGCAGGACAACATCAACACGATGATCGCGAACCTGCGCGACACCACCGCCACCAACAAGGAGCAGGACTGGCTCAAGGGCAACCTCGCCCGGATCTCCGGTCTGATGCAGGGGCGGCGCGACCTGGATGACGTTGCCTCGCTGATCATGAGCGAGCTGACGCCCGTGGTCTCCGCGCAGCACGGCGCCTTCTTCCTGGCCACGCCCACCGGCGAGACCGACGCGCTGGGCGGCGAGGCCGAAGGGGCTTACGAGCTCCGCATGCGGGGAAGCTACGGCTACTCGGTCGGCTCCATGCCGACGTCGTTCCGGCCGGGCGAGACGCTCATCGGCACGGCCGCCGAGGAGAAGCGGACGATCCAGGTGGACAACGTTCCGCCGGGCTACCTGAAGATCTCCTCGGGGCTCGGCGAGGCGCCGCCCGCGCATGTGATCGTGCTGCCGGTGCTGTTCGAGGGCAAGGTCCTCGGCGTCATCGAACTGGCCTCCTTCCAGCCGTTCACGCACATCCAGCGGGACTTCCTCAACCAGCTCGCGGAAATGATCGCGACCAGCGTCAACACCATCAGCGTCAACACGACGACCGAGAAGCTGCTCGAACAGTCGCAGGAGCTCACCGAGCAATTGCGCGACCGCTCGCAGGAATTGGAGAACCGGCAGAAGGCCCTTCAGGCGTCCAACGCCGAACTGGAGGAGAAGGCCGAGCTGCTGGCCCGCCAGAACCGCGACATCGAGGTCAAGAACACCGAGATCGAGGAGGCGCGCCAGGTCCTGGAGGAGCGCGCCGAACAGCTCGCCGTCTCGATGCGCTACAAGTCCGAATTCCTGGCGAACATGTCGCACGAGCTGCGCACGCCGCTCAACTCGCTGCTCATTCTGGCCAAGTTGCTGGCGGACAACGCCGAGGGCAATCTCTCGCCGAAGCAGGTGGAATTCGCCGAGACGATCCACGGGGCCGGTTCCGACCTGCTCCAGCTGATCAACGACATCCTCGACCTGTCGAAGGTCGAGGCGGGCAAGATGGACGTCAGCCCGACCCGGATCGCCCTGGTGCAGCTGGTCGACTACGTCGAGGCGACCTTCCGGCCGCTCACCGCGGAAAAGGGGCTGGATTTCTCCGTACGGGTGTCGCCGGAGCTGCCGGCGACGCTGCACACCGACGAGCAGCGGCTGCTCCAGGTGCTGCGCAACCTGCTCTCCAACGCGGTGAAGTTCACCGACAGCGGGGCCGTCGAGCTGGTGATCAGGCACGCGGGTCAGGAGGTGCCGGACGCCATCCGCGAGCAGCTGCTGGAGGCCGGTTCGCTGCGGGACGCGGACGGCGATCTGATCGCCTTCTCGGTGACCGACACGGGCATCGGGATCGCGGCCAGCAAGATGCGGGTCATCTTCGAGGCGTTCAAGCAGGCGGACGGCACGACCAGCCGCAAGTACGGCGGTACGGGTCTGGGCCTCTCCATCAGCCGCGAGATCGCCCGGCTGCTGGGCGGTGAGATCCACGCGGCGAGCGAGCCCGGCCGGGGCTCGACGTTCACGCTGTACCTCCCGCTGCACCCGAGCGAACTCCCGCCGCAGGGCTACCCGCAGATCGCTCCCGGACCGGCCGAGGGCCAGAGCGGCACGGCCGAGGGCGGTCGGGCGGTCGAGGCCGGGCAGGTGTATGTGCCGGGCCCCCAGGACATCACGCAGTCCGCGCCGCTTTCGCGCGGTGGACAGGAGCCCGGAGGCGCGACGGGACGGCTGAGCCAGCGGCGCAAGGCGCTGGGAGGCGGTCGGCAGCAGCCCGCGCTGCCGCCGCGTCCGGCACCCGTACCCGCTTCGCAGCCGGCCCCGGCAGCGCCGCAGGAGTCGTGGGCCCTGGGCGGTCGGGACGAGCCCGAGGTGCGCAGGACGTTCCGGTTCAACGGCGAGAAGGTGCTGATCGTCGACGACGACATCCGCAACGTCTTCGCGCTCACCAGCGTGCTGGAGCAGCACGGACTGACGGTCCTGTACGCCGAGAACGGACGCGAGGGCATCGAAGTCCTGGAGCAGCACGATGATCTGACGGTGGTGCTGATGGACATCATGATGCCGGAGATGGACGGTTACGCGACCACCTCGGCGATCCGCAGGATGCCGCAGTTCGCCGCGCTGCCGATCGTGGCGCTGACCGCGAAGGCGATGAAGGGCGACAAGGAGAAGGCGCTGGAATCCGGAGCGTCGGACTATGTCACGAAGCCGGTCGATCCCGACCATCTTCTTTCGGTCATGGAGCGGTGGATGCGCGGAGAGTGA
- a CDS encoding response regulator codes for MVPKAKILLVDDRPENLLALEAILSALDQTLVRASSGEEALKALLTDDFAVILLDVQMPGMDGFETAAHIKRRERTRDIPIIFLTAINHGPHHTFRGYAAGAVDYISKPFDPWVLRAKVSVFVELYMKNCKLREQAALLRLQLEGGASASSQQEKEPAGLLAELSARLAAVEEQAEALSKQLDDESADAGAVATAAHLERKLTGLRRALDALEPGTGGASAAVPS; via the coding sequence ATGGTGCCAAAGGCCAAGATCCTCCTGGTCGATGACCGGCCGGAGAATCTGCTGGCGCTGGAGGCCATCCTCTCTGCGCTCGATCAGACACTGGTACGGGCATCGTCAGGGGAGGAGGCGCTCAAAGCGCTGCTCACGGACGACTTCGCGGTCATTCTGCTGGACGTCCAGATGCCGGGCATGGACGGTTTCGAAACCGCCGCGCACATCAAGCGACGGGAGCGGACCCGGGACATCCCGATCATCTTCCTCACCGCGATCAATCACGGTCCGCACCACACCTTCCGGGGTTACGCGGCCGGCGCGGTGGACTACATCTCGAAGCCGTTCGACCCGTGGGTGCTGCGGGCCAAGGTCTCGGTCTTCGTCGAGCTGTACATGAAGAACTGCAAGCTGCGGGAGCAGGCGGCCCTGCTGCGGCTCCAGCTGGAGGGCGGCGCATCGGCGAGCTCCCAGCAGGAGAAGGAGCCGGCCGGTCTGCTGGCCGAGCTCTCCGCGCGGCTCGCTGCCGTCGAGGAGCAGGCGGAGGCCCTGTCCAAGCAGCTCGACGACGAGTCCGCGGACGCGGGCGCGGTGGCGACGGCCGCCCATCTCGAACGGAAGCTGACCGGACTGCGCCGTGCGCTGGACGCGCTGGAGCCCGGCACCGGCGGGGCCTCGGCGGCCGTTCCCTCGTAA